A genomic region of Sulfobacillus acidophilus DSM 10332 contains the following coding sequences:
- a CDS encoding Monogalactosyldiacylglycerol synthase (PFAM: Glycosyltransferase family 28 C-terminal domain; Monogalactosyldiacylglycerol (MGDG) synthase~COGs: COG0707 UDP-N-acetylglucosamine:LPS N-acetylglucosamine transferase~InterPro IPR009695~KEGG: tjr:TherJR_0474 monogalactosyldiacylglycerol synthase~PFAM: Monogalactosyldiacylglycerol synthase~SPTR: Monogalactosyldiacylglycerol synthase) — translation MRVLIASLPIGTGHDIAARAMAEAFARREVDVEFSHHLVTAVRWQARLYFLGISALPGLYGPLFRLADHAPTLWSRHRDNWRQAGRRFLEHVYQSYQPDVVVATHPFALSAWSVMKERHPHLRLIAVLTDLSVHRFWYEPLADAYSVWLPEQVEDLTRLGVVPEKIWPVGIPIRSSFQWDNPLLTKFRSGPVVLLGGGLGLGPYYRILRQLAELPYPVLAICGHNEKLRWQLDEHQWPERVHIVGYIEHMPSLLRNARLVVGKPGGVTAAEVAQSQVPWILTHWIAGQEEANRDRLIAHFLAVRGDTNLNQWVVRLAEDSSDARRRMLEAQKEWARPYAAEHLVDHILRQ, via the coding sequence ATGCGCGTATTAATTGCCAGTTTGCCCATCGGCACCGGCCATGATATTGCGGCGCGGGCTATGGCGGAGGCATTCGCACGCCGCGAAGTGGATGTGGAATTTTCCCACCATTTGGTGACCGCCGTTCGCTGGCAGGCGCGTTTGTATTTTCTGGGCATTAGCGCGTTACCGGGACTGTACGGGCCTTTGTTTCGGCTGGCCGATCATGCCCCGACGCTTTGGAGTCGCCATCGGGATAATTGGCGGCAAGCGGGTCGACGGTTTTTGGAACATGTTTATCAAAGTTATCAACCTGATGTCGTGGTGGCGACCCATCCCTTCGCATTGAGCGCCTGGTCGGTGATGAAAGAACGGCATCCGCATTTGCGCTTAATCGCGGTCTTGACCGACTTGTCGGTCCATCGGTTTTGGTATGAACCGTTGGCGGATGCCTATAGTGTGTGGCTCCCGGAACAAGTGGAGGATTTAACCCGCTTAGGCGTGGTGCCCGAAAAGATTTGGCCGGTGGGCATTCCGATTCGATCATCTTTTCAGTGGGACAATCCGTTATTGACTAAATTTCGGTCGGGTCCGGTCGTTCTCTTGGGTGGGGGATTAGGTCTCGGGCCTTATTACCGGATTCTCCGACAATTGGCCGAATTGCCCTATCCAGTATTGGCTATATGTGGACACAACGAGAAACTCCGATGGCAGTTGGACGAACATCAATGGCCGGAACGGGTTCACATCGTCGGCTACATCGAACATATGCCCAGTCTTTTGCGAAACGCCCGGCTGGTCGTCGGTAAGCCGGGGGGCGTTACCGCGGCCGAAGTCGCCCAATCGCAAGTGCCCTGGATTTTGACCCATTGGATTGCCGGTCAAGAAGAAGCTAACCGGGATCGGTTGATTGCACATTTTTTGGCTGTCCGGGGAGATACTAACCTTAACCAATGGGTGGTGCGGCTGGCCGAGGACTCGTCCGATGCCCGTCGCCGCATGCTGGAGGCGCAAAAAGAATGGGCCCGGCCTTATGCCGCAGAACATCTGGTCGATCATATTTTGCGGCAGTAA
- a CDS encoding sporulation transcriptional activator Spo0A (PFAM: Sporulation initiation factor Spo0A C terminal; Response regulator receiver domain~TIGRFAM: sporulation transcription factor Spo0A~COGs: COG0745 Response regulators consisting of a CheY-like receiver domain and a winged-helix DNA-binding domain~InterPro IPR001789:IPR012052:IPR014879~KEGG: tmr:Tmar_1157 response regulator receiver protein~PFAM: Sporulation initiation factor Spo0A, C-terminal; Signal transduction response regulator, receiver region~SMART: Signal transduction response regulator, receiver region~SPTR: Response regulator receiver protein;~TIGRFAM: Sporulation stage 0, transcription factor Spo0A), translating to MAIKVLIADDNREFCELLKEAIRQEDGLEVVGMAGHGMEVLEFLSHQIPDVIVLDIIMPHLDGIGVLERLSQMEWDQRPRVVVLTAFGQETMTQKALELGADYYILKPFNLKVLASRIKQLAGTPAAERKGALPSGKLALVPVKHLDVEVTNIIHEIGIPAHIKGYLYLREAILMVINRVDLLSGVTKELYPAIASKYKTTPSRVERAIRHAIEVAWSRGNVDVINGIFGHTVNRDRGKPTNSEFIAMVADKLRMQMKAS from the coding sequence GTGGCGATAAAGGTGTTGATCGCGGATGACAATCGCGAATTTTGTGAGTTACTTAAAGAGGCGATTCGGCAAGAAGACGGACTTGAAGTCGTCGGCATGGCCGGTCACGGGATGGAAGTGCTGGAGTTTCTCAGTCATCAAATTCCGGACGTGATTGTGCTGGACATTATCATGCCGCATTTAGACGGCATTGGGGTGTTGGAGCGGCTGAGCCAAATGGAGTGGGATCAACGGCCGCGGGTTGTCGTATTAACGGCGTTCGGGCAGGAAACCATGACGCAAAAAGCCTTGGAGTTAGGGGCCGATTATTACATTCTAAAGCCCTTCAACTTAAAGGTGTTGGCCTCACGGATTAAACAATTGGCGGGAACCCCTGCTGCCGAACGCAAAGGCGCTCTGCCGAGCGGAAAACTGGCCCTCGTGCCCGTGAAGCATTTGGATGTCGAGGTCACCAATATTATCCACGAAATTGGCATTCCGGCCCATATTAAAGGTTATCTCTACCTACGGGAAGCGATTTTGATGGTGATCAACCGCGTTGATTTACTCAGCGGGGTTACGAAAGAACTCTATCCGGCGATTGCCAGCAAGTATAAAACCACGCCGAGCCGGGTCGAACGGGCCATTCGCCACGCGATCGAGGTGGCGTGGTCGCGGGGCAATGTCGATGTCATTAACGGGATTTTTGGCCATACGGTTAACCGGGATCGGGGTAAACCGACCAATTCGGAATTTATCGCCATGGTTGCCGATAAATTGCGGATGCAAATGAAAGCCAGCTAA
- a CDS encoding phenylacetic acid degradation B (PFAM: Phenylacetic acid degradation B~TIGRFAM: phenylacetate-CoA oxygenase, PaaH subunit~COGs: COG3460 Uncharacterized protein of phenylacetate metabolism~InterPro IPR009359~KEGG: aac:Aaci_0808 phenylacetic acid degradation B~PFAM: Phenylacetic acid degradation B~SPTR: Phenylacetic acid degradation B) — translation MSSEYPVYEVFGRREPLGFHTHVGSIRAASPELALQMAREAFFRRESAVDIWVVSQDAIFSAATEPAYLPEVGEDKKYRMPSGYDNAPHWKRFKARAMTIEEVAEEMTGKKG, via the coding sequence ATGTCCAGCGAATATCCGGTCTATGAGGTATTTGGACGGCGAGAGCCGTTAGGGTTTCATACCCATGTGGGCAGCATTCGCGCCGCGAGTCCCGAACTGGCGCTGCAAATGGCTCGCGAGGCGTTTTTTCGGCGTGAGTCGGCGGTCGATATCTGGGTGGTTTCGCAAGACGCGATTTTTAGTGCAGCCACCGAACCGGCGTATTTACCGGAGGTGGGTGAGGACAAAAAGTACCGGATGCCGTCCGGCTATGACAACGCGCCCCATTGGAAGCGGTTTAAGGCGCGCGCGATGACGATTGAAGAAGTTGCGGAAGAAATGACCGGTAAGAAAGGGTGA
- a CDS encoding SpoIVB peptidase (PFAM: SpoIVB peptidase S55~TIGRFAM: stage IV sporulation protein B~InterPro IPR014219:IPR008763~KEGG: tjr:TherJR_1690 stage IV sporulation protein B~PFAM: Peptidase S55, SpoIVB~PRIAM: SpoIVB peptidase~SPTR: Stage IV sporulation protein B;~TIGRFAM: Peptidase S55, sporulation stage IV, protein B), whose amino-acid sequence MGWLKRMFAVLLALAVLTVGVWPSMARIWLWPTALWLPRGETVAMPWSRWIPVALKLNQGPEVVIRHAAHLDFVGLDDGHYQLDVKLFGWIPWRSLPVTVQNPLRVVPGGESVGIVARTEGLIVTDTLPVLTGRQAVDPALAAGISRGDVIVAANGHQALTIRQFTAFVQRAGRDHRPLRITVKTRYAVKQVYLRPVWSSHDKRWAVGLKLQDRTSGVGTLSFYNPRTLQYFALGHSMTDGLSRRPVSVSGHILGADIVGIVPATAHSPGQKVGILAGSQNIEGTVSDNNAFGITGNLSHPPIWGPQHPLPLAMPDQVHSGPAEIITVLSGQTPEAYSIDILKTVPQYAPHIKGILFRVTDPRLISRTGGVVQGMSGSPIIQDQRVVGAVTHVILSRPTLGYGCYAYWMVLTHQESSALAS is encoded by the coding sequence ATGGGATGGCTGAAGCGCATGTTTGCCGTCCTCTTGGCTCTGGCGGTCCTCACCGTCGGCGTGTGGCCGTCCATGGCCCGGATTTGGTTGTGGCCGACGGCGTTATGGTTACCGCGCGGGGAAACGGTGGCGATGCCCTGGAGCCGGTGGATTCCGGTGGCGTTAAAGCTGAACCAGGGCCCGGAAGTGGTGATTCGACATGCGGCCCATTTAGATTTTGTGGGGTTAGATGACGGACATTATCAATTAGACGTCAAGCTATTTGGTTGGATCCCGTGGCGCAGTTTGCCGGTAACGGTGCAAAATCCGCTACGGGTCGTGCCGGGCGGCGAATCGGTCGGCATTGTGGCCCGTACCGAAGGGCTGATTGTCACGGATACCTTGCCGGTTCTCACCGGTCGGCAAGCCGTCGATCCGGCGCTAGCGGCCGGTATTAGCCGTGGCGATGTCATCGTGGCCGCAAATGGGCATCAGGCATTGACGATTCGGCAATTTACCGCCTTCGTGCAGAGGGCGGGCCGCGACCATCGTCCGCTTCGCATAACCGTCAAAACGCGATATGCGGTTAAGCAGGTGTACTTGCGGCCGGTCTGGTCGTCTCATGACAAAAGGTGGGCTGTGGGCCTGAAACTGCAAGATCGCACCAGTGGCGTGGGGACGCTTTCGTTTTATAACCCGAGGACTTTGCAATATTTTGCCTTGGGCCATTCGATGACCGACGGACTCAGCCGACGGCCGGTCAGCGTATCCGGGCATATTTTGGGGGCGGATATTGTCGGGATCGTTCCGGCGACGGCGCATAGTCCGGGGCAAAAGGTGGGGATATTAGCCGGGAGTCAAAATATTGAGGGTACGGTGTCTGATAACAATGCGTTTGGCATCACCGGAAACCTGTCCCATCCCCCCATTTGGGGACCTCAACATCCGTTGCCGTTGGCGATGCCGGACCAAGTGCATTCCGGGCCGGCCGAAATCATTACGGTATTATCGGGGCAAACGCCCGAGGCCTATTCGATTGATATTCTCAAAACGGTTCCGCAATACGCACCACATATCAAAGGGATTCTTTTTCGGGTCACGGATCCCCGATTGATTTCCCGCACCGGCGGGGTTGTCCAGGGCATGAGCGGCAGTCCGATTATTCAAGATCAGCGGGTCGTGGGCGCCGTGACCCATGTCATCTTGAGTCGTCCGACTCTCGGATATGGGTGTTATGCCTACTGGATGGTCTTAACCCATCAGGAGTCGTCGGCATTAGCGAGCTAA
- a CDS encoding hemolysin A (PFAM: S4 domain; FtsJ-like methyltransferase~TIGRFAM: hemolysin TlyA family protein~COGs: COG1189 rRNA methylase~InterPro IPR002942:IPR004538:IPR002877~KEGG: cag:Cagg_0318 hemolysin A~PFAM: RNA-binding S4; Ribosomal RNA methyltransferase RrmJ/FtsJ~SMART: RNA-binding S4~SPTR: Hemolysin A;~TIGRFAM: Haemolysin A) — protein sequence MTKERLDRALVNRGLVESRSRAQALILAGQVLVNRQRELKAGRMVEAADTVELVSPMPYVSRGGVKLAAALEAFEVNPTGWHVVDIGASTGGFTDCWLKHGARHVWAVDVGYGQLHWQLRQDPRVSVYERTNARYVTRDQLGLEDGVDAGSVDVSFIGLRLILEPLRNLVKTQGLVIVLIKPQFEAGPTAVGKGGVVRDPAVHRQVLYRVLEDAAGLGWAPEGLIASPIRGPEGNIEFLAALRLDGDARPLPIEDVVERAWQGEGAHG from the coding sequence ATGACCAAAGAGCGGTTGGATCGGGCGTTGGTGAACCGGGGATTGGTCGAGTCGCGGAGTCGGGCCCAAGCGTTAATTTTGGCCGGCCAGGTGCTGGTTAACCGCCAACGGGAACTTAAGGCGGGGCGGATGGTGGAGGCCGCCGATACGGTGGAGTTGGTGTCCCCGATGCCGTACGTGAGCCGCGGGGGGGTGAAATTGGCTGCCGCCTTGGAGGCCTTTGAAGTGAACCCGACCGGATGGCACGTGGTGGATATCGGGGCTTCGACCGGCGGGTTTACGGATTGCTGGTTGAAACATGGTGCACGGCACGTCTGGGCGGTCGATGTGGGCTATGGCCAATTGCACTGGCAACTCCGTCAAGATCCCCGTGTGAGCGTTTACGAGCGGACTAATGCCCGCTATGTCACACGAGACCAGTTGGGGCTAGAGGACGGGGTCGATGCCGGATCCGTGGACGTGTCATTTATCGGGCTGCGCCTCATTTTAGAGCCGTTGAGAAACCTGGTGAAAACCCAAGGGCTGGTGATAGTGTTGATAAAACCGCAATTTGAGGCGGGGCCGACGGCGGTCGGCAAAGGGGGCGTGGTGCGTGATCCGGCCGTTCACCGGCAGGTTCTGTACCGGGTGCTGGAGGACGCGGCCGGCTTGGGGTGGGCGCCGGAAGGGCTTATCGCCTCCCCGATACGCGGTCCGGAAGGTAATATCGAATTTCTGGCGGCATTACGATTAGACGGGGACGCCCGCCCGTTACCGATCGAGGATGTGGTGGAAAGAGCGTGGCAGGGCGAGGGTGCCCATGGGTAA
- a CDS encoding phenylacetate-CoA oxygenase, PaaG subunit (PFAM: Phenylacetic acid catabolic protein~TIGRFAM: phenylacetate-CoA oxygenase, PaaG subunit~COGs: COG3396 conserved hypothetical protein~InterPro IPR011881:IPR007814~KEGG: aac:Aaci_0807 phenylacetate-CoA oxygenase subunit PaaA~PFAM: Phenylacetic acid catabolic~SPTR: Phenylacetate-CoA oxygenase, PaaG subunit;~TIGRFAM: Phenylacetate-CoA oxygenase, PaaG subunit), translating into MEDAGRLREFLARIEAGEKIEATDWMPEEYRDLLIKQIHMHGISEIMGAYPEKEWVPKAPTIRRKLALNAKVQDEIGHGQMLLRLAEDLSRPYGRGREELMDDVIDGRIKFHNVFHMEAPTWADAGVIGFLVDGGAIITQAMLLDSSYAPYARMLKRIVAEESFHMQHGESVVLALAEGTDAQREMLQNAINRWWEPMMFFFGPREMGRGSRRMMEYKIRSKTNEELRQKFINRYVPRIRALGLEIPDARLKQDPVTGEWQYTDPDWDWFNQMVRDNSGPMSQARIALRRWAHVEQRWVRQAANTAVNVIAARPGA; encoded by the coding sequence GTGGAAGACGCGGGGCGACTACGCGAGTTTCTGGCGCGCATTGAGGCCGGGGAAAAAATTGAGGCCACGGATTGGATGCCCGAAGAATACCGCGACTTATTGATTAAACAGATTCACATGCACGGCATTAGCGAAATCATGGGTGCGTATCCCGAAAAGGAATGGGTTCCGAAAGCCCCGACCATTCGACGCAAATTAGCGCTAAATGCCAAGGTGCAGGATGAAATCGGCCATGGCCAGATGTTATTGCGGTTAGCCGAAGATTTGAGTCGACCCTATGGCCGCGGGCGCGAGGAATTGATGGACGACGTGATTGACGGTCGTATTAAATTTCATAATGTTTTTCATATGGAAGCTCCGACCTGGGCCGACGCCGGGGTCATTGGGTTTTTGGTGGACGGGGGCGCGATTATAACCCAAGCGATGTTACTCGACAGTTCTTACGCGCCTTATGCCCGGATGTTAAAGCGCATTGTGGCGGAAGAGTCTTTTCATATGCAGCACGGCGAGTCGGTCGTGCTCGCACTGGCGGAAGGCACGGACGCGCAGCGGGAGATGTTGCAAAACGCCATTAACCGCTGGTGGGAACCTATGATGTTCTTTTTCGGTCCCCGCGAGATGGGGCGCGGCTCCCGACGCATGATGGAGTATAAGATCCGCTCCAAGACCAATGAAGAATTGCGGCAAAAGTTCATTAACCGATATGTCCCGCGGATTCGCGCGCTGGGCCTTGAGATTCCGGATGCCCGACTGAAACAAGACCCGGTTACCGGTGAATGGCAATATACGGATCCGGATTGGGACTGGTTCAATCAAATGGTTCGGGACAATTCGGGACCGATGTCGCAAGCGCGCATTGCCTTAAGGCGGTGGGCCCATGTCGAACAGCGGTGGGTTCGGCAAGCGGCCAACACGGCGGTCAATGTAATTGCGGCACGGCCAGGAGCTTAA
- a CDS encoding DNA replication and repair protein RecN (TIGRFAM: DNA repair protein RecN~COGs: COG0497 ATPase involved in DNA repair~InterPro IPR003593:IPR003395~KEGG: hmo:HM1_0301 DNA repair protein RecN~PFAM: RecF/RecN/SMC protein, N-terminal~SMART: ATPase, AAA+ type, core~SPTR: DNA repair protein recn), producing the protein MLERLDIENFGLFRKAECLFSPGFNVITGESGAGKSLALESLAALLGARAVTDRIGPFGDRFRVRGEFYVDPTAPWWESLAGFGIEPDELLVLERQTGQDGRSVFRCQGIAVPAQTIRGLGEVLVQYQGQHVWTRMLEPEYFLAWVDRVADLTPWVDAVRERYQAWRAAEQRLAELMRHDRSPDAIEAKRELLRELEAYHLVPGEDEAIQGRLTRYRSLRRLLDGYQQLLGLLDGTEDLPGILPGMSQVTRLLDQLAALDSELNAWRGIASESFGLLDDLRQGLSGWARALELDPGALEALEERADILSRLKRRFGPTLDEVIAYQTALAQEVQELDELSWRQTRYRQEAERLHEQLAAASEELSRRRQAGLADLEAQITRLIRQMEMPTGELRLVREPVSLSERGEDVIIPWFSASRGQPAKPLAKVASGGELARVALALAVVGGQAGQIYVFDEVDTGLGGESAAQVGALLRQLGEKSQVIAVSHQPVVAAQATVQFRVEKGLQDGRTQSVIERLSDRARAQEIARMLSGQTEGVAIDHAQSLLARYHP; encoded by the coding sequence ATGCTAGAACGACTGGATATTGAAAACTTTGGCTTGTTCCGAAAAGCGGAATGCCTCTTTTCGCCAGGGTTTAATGTCATCACCGGAGAATCGGGAGCCGGCAAATCGTTAGCCTTGGAAAGCTTGGCGGCTTTGTTGGGGGCGAGGGCGGTTACCGACCGGATTGGACCGTTTGGCGACCGGTTTCGTGTCCGTGGAGAATTTTATGTCGATCCCACCGCACCTTGGTGGGAATCGCTGGCGGGCTTCGGGATTGAGCCGGACGAGCTCTTGGTATTGGAGCGGCAAACCGGTCAAGATGGCCGTAGTGTGTTTCGGTGTCAAGGGATCGCGGTACCGGCGCAAACCATTCGCGGATTAGGCGAAGTTCTTGTCCAATATCAGGGCCAGCACGTGTGGACACGGATGCTGGAACCGGAATATTTTTTGGCTTGGGTGGACCGGGTAGCGGATCTCACGCCCTGGGTCGACGCCGTCCGCGAGCGATATCAGGCGTGGCGGGCTGCCGAACAGCGGTTGGCGGAGTTGATGCGACACGATCGAAGTCCGGATGCCATCGAGGCCAAACGTGAACTCTTACGGGAGCTCGAAGCTTATCATTTGGTACCTGGGGAAGACGAGGCCATTCAAGGGCGTTTGACCCGCTATCGTAGCCTTCGGCGCTTACTGGACGGGTATCAACAGCTCCTCGGACTATTGGACGGCACCGAGGATCTCCCGGGAATTCTGCCGGGAATGAGTCAGGTCACGCGTCTCTTGGATCAATTGGCGGCATTGGACTCGGAGCTAAACGCTTGGCGTGGGATCGCTAGCGAAAGCTTCGGGTTGTTGGATGACTTGCGTCAAGGGTTGAGCGGTTGGGCGCGTGCCTTGGAGCTTGACCCGGGAGCCCTAGAGGCGCTGGAAGAACGGGCGGATATTCTGAGTCGCCTTAAACGGCGATTTGGACCGACACTGGACGAAGTCATCGCCTATCAGACGGCGTTGGCCCAGGAAGTGCAGGAATTGGACGAGCTGAGTTGGCGTCAAACGCGGTACCGGCAAGAGGCCGAACGCCTGCACGAACAATTGGCGGCCGCCAGTGAAGAACTGTCGCGCCGTCGGCAGGCGGGGCTAGCGGATCTGGAGGCGCAAATCACCCGATTAATTCGTCAAATGGAGATGCCCACCGGTGAACTGCGTTTGGTACGGGAACCGGTCTCCCTCTCCGAACGGGGCGAAGATGTGATTATCCCGTGGTTTTCCGCGAGTCGTGGGCAGCCGGCCAAACCTTTGGCCAAAGTGGCATCGGGCGGAGAGTTGGCCCGGGTGGCATTAGCACTTGCCGTGGTCGGAGGACAAGCCGGCCAGATCTATGTCTTTGATGAAGTGGATACGGGCCTCGGAGGCGAAAGCGCAGCCCAAGTGGGGGCCTTATTGCGGCAATTAGGGGAGAAGAGCCAAGTGATTGCGGTCAGTCACCAACCGGTTGTGGCGGCGCAGGCTACCGTCCAGTTTCGGGTCGAAAAAGGACTGCAAGACGGGCGGACCCAGTCTGTCATCGAACGATTGTCGGACCGGGCGCGGGCACAGGAGATTGCCCGAATGCTGAGTGGACAGACCGAAGGCGTGGCGATCGATCATGCCCAATCGTTGTTAGCTCGATATCATCCATAA
- a CDS encoding inorganic polyphosphate/ATP-NAD kinase (PFAM: ATP-NAD kinase~COGs: COG0061 sugar kinase~HAMAP: inorganic polyphosphate/ATP-NAD kinase~InterPro IPR002504~KEGG: toc:Toce_1304 ATP-NAD/AcoX kinase~PFAM: ATP-NAD/AcoX kinase~PRIAM: NAD(+) kinase~SPTR: Probable inorganic polyphosphate/ATP-NAD kinase), whose translation MGKVLLWPNPEKDQVRGLSSRIYQWLTQQQRELVMPDDLALAVDLPQLGVPWETLRQESVDWIVVLGGDGTLLRAAKQLAPLAAPILGVNLGHLGFLTEVEVPDLFSALAAVMRGEFVTDERHLLEARVYRQDQLMATFQAMNDVVVAKGPFARLINLETFVDAAYVTTYPADGLIVATPTGSTAYSLSAGGPILAPDLDVMVMTPICPHSFFDRSIVISARQEVRIRVRTIHRDTLVTIDGQEVHPLEDGDEVVVVSSPTTIQLIRRPGWSFFHVLRGWRHGH comes from the coding sequence ATGGGTAAAGTGCTCTTATGGCCAAATCCGGAAAAAGACCAGGTGCGCGGCTTATCAAGCCGCATTTATCAATGGTTGACCCAACAGCAACGAGAATTGGTGATGCCGGACGATTTAGCCTTGGCGGTGGATTTGCCTCAATTGGGGGTGCCCTGGGAGACCTTGCGGCAAGAGTCCGTGGACTGGATTGTGGTGTTGGGTGGCGACGGTACGCTATTACGAGCCGCCAAACAATTAGCCCCATTGGCCGCGCCCATATTGGGAGTGAACCTGGGGCACCTGGGGTTTTTGACCGAGGTCGAGGTGCCGGACTTGTTTTCCGCGCTGGCTGCGGTGATGCGGGGGGAGTTTGTCACCGACGAGCGCCATTTGCTGGAAGCGCGGGTCTACCGCCAGGATCAGTTGATGGCCACATTTCAGGCGATGAACGATGTCGTGGTGGCGAAAGGACCGTTTGCCCGCCTCATTAATTTGGAAACGTTTGTGGATGCGGCTTATGTGACGACGTACCCGGCCGATGGATTGATTGTGGCCACCCCGACCGGCTCGACCGCCTATTCCTTGTCCGCCGGGGGTCCCATTTTGGCGCCGGATTTGGACGTGATGGTGATGACGCCGATCTGTCCCCATTCGTTTTTTGACCGCTCGATCGTGATAAGCGCCCGACAGGAAGTGCGTATTCGGGTACGGACGATCCATCGTGACACGTTGGTGACGATCGACGGGCAAGAAGTCCATCCGTTAGAAGACGGGGACGAAGTCGTGGTGGTCTCCAGTCCGACCACGATTCAGCTCATTCGGCGACCGGGGTGGAGCTTTTTTCATGTTTTGCGCGGGTGGCGTCACGGTCACTGA